One Salvia miltiorrhiza cultivar Shanhuang (shh) chromosome 6, IMPLAD_Smil_shh, whole genome shotgun sequence genomic window, CTAATGCTCCATGTTCCCATAAGAATATACTTGAGAgacaacacgagttttaagaaatatttgaTTGATAATATATTGAATGGAGAGAAAGTCTCATCACATAGAATTCAGTGATtatgattaaaaagaaaaaatgaggtCATGTCCCAAAATGACGTGATACATTTTATGGGATAAACGAAAAtagaaaaagtgatatatttTTATGGAACAAAGAAAGTATAATATAAAGTGttcatttaaaaaagaaatagacTAAATCATGTGGGATAgcgtgaagaaaaaaaatacagacAAAATCAAATGGAATATAGGAAATATGTTATTAATACGGACCAAAATTTTTCGTAGACGGAGAAAGTAGTATACTTTTCACTTAAATCACTCAAAATCGAAACAATCAAGATCTTGGGATGTGAGAGCTACCCTTATCTTCAGAAATAAAAGGAAATCCAGTAAGCATCCTGACCCCTTCacatgtgattttttttttctatggcTAGAAAAAAATCACACACATGTGGATGAAAGAGATAAGAGGGAATTTAGACTTCTTTATGTGGTAGGCTGTAGGGACAAATAATCCCCCAACACATACAAGAAATATACACACAACTTAAAGTTTATTTTCCAATAATTCAAGTGCATGtacaaaagtttttttttttttaagtatataTACATTAATTGGAATTAATAATACAGTGGCCTAGCTCTATATCCATGATACCATGAATTTCTTCATCACAGATCTCATTTACAGACAAAGAAGTTGATTGCAGATTTGCCCCTAATTTTCCAACAACTTCGAAAACACAACAGCTTGAAGAATCAACGGATTTTCCATGAATGAAAGAATAAAGGTGAGCAATTTGTACACTTTAGCCTATCTGGTTAACTCCTCATCTTCAAGCAGCTCCTGTTGCAGCTCCATTTTGCGAAAGATTCGAGCTTTTTCAACTGATCAAGTTCAAGTAGCAATCAACTTCGTTGTCAGCAGTTTGAGCTCCAATTGTGAAGCTTAAGTCCTCGCTTCCACACAATGCTAGTAAtaaacaagatgcatcttcctCTACTTCTCTTGATCGACAAGTGAACTGACAAACGAATTCCTCCAACGCCTCTTTCATCCATACGGCCGCACAAGCCTCCCGGGCTTCGTCCACAGTCATCtgcaagaaaaataatatcatcCCACATCAGAACTAGTACCATATGACAACATCATGTTCGTAAAAGTTTGCATTTTCTTGATTTTAGGGGTCGTTTACTTTGAGTGATAGATTAGACTCGTAATAGCATTATCAAAGTAAACATCTCCTTCGGGGGCGTTTATTTTGGATGATtagttttgatagataaaagTAGTAAGGCTAATCTCTTGTTTACTTTAATGAATTGAAACTATGGGATATCCCAACgcccttgataatttctatcatttaagctagttttgcttgattcttatcccgtTGAAATAGTGATACTGGAGAAATCCTaaatactcaatcatacatCTTATCAATATGCGGAAAGTAAACGACCCTTTGGGTATATAGAGAGCGAAGGAGCTTGAGGGCGTACCCAAACTCGATGGCGAAGGCTTTTCTCCGGCCATACTTCCAATTCCTCGGTGACATACAAGGGAAACATGGATCCCTCATGATACTTCTCTTGGCTTTTGCTCTTGAAAATCCATTCACCCAACTTTTCCTGCAGTGAAGGGAAATTAAAGAGATTTAGATGATGAACTTAGAGGTGTGAATACAAAATATTTATCCTATCAAAGGCAAGAACATACCCCAAGAAGGCCAACTACGCCGGCTTCCTCTAAGGTCTCTCGTGAAGCTGCCAATTGGATATCTTCATCGAGTTCCCATCCACCCTGATGAGATCAATTGCAAATCGAGCAATGTTTAGACCAATGAAGGATGAATTACATATTTTGATATCATGATTTTGGTTTCTCATCGAATTTTTACCTTGGGGAACATAAGTCTTGTACTCTTTTGAGAGCTGATCAAAAGGATCTCCAAATCATCAAGTGTGATGTCATCGATCAAATGAGTCTTTTTGGTGTCTCTGATTCTATATGGAATACATCTGCACAAACAGGAAGAAAATATAAGGCACAATTCATTTGGAGAACATGAAATGATCTGCAAGAATAGAGCAGAAATGCCACAGGGGAAATTCAACAAACAGTTGGTGAACgagacagaaaaaaaaaatccccaaatcaGAAACTGAGCAGGAAAGAGGGAGATGAGATACATACCCAACAACCTGACGAAATCCCTTATTATAGCGCTGCAGATGCCTCCCGGTGCGAGACGGCAAAGAAACGAGCTTCTTGATTTGCATGATAAAAGCAAACGAAAACGGAAACGGGAAAGCCTTGTTTGTCGGGGAATGATTTAGAAACgaacgaaaaaaaaatgaatctttTTTCCCCGGGAGAAAAAAAACTCCCTCCAAAGAAATCAAAAGACTCAGTAAGTAAAAGAAGGGGTGAATTTCGGTTAAAAACAGTTGCGATTAGCTCCAGAAAAATCGGCAATGGCGACAATCTGCGTCTCTGAAATATGATACTCGTATGTCCAAGAATTAAAAAATGCAAATTGGTAAGCACTAATTTGTGCTTCGCTTTGTTGTTGTTGGGAGACGACAAATGGAAGGCAATAATTGAAGCTTTATTATGGATAACTGAAATGGTTGGGATGTTCATCCACTGGTTATATAGAAAGAGGAGCTGCCTTTTCTttagggggtgggggtggggtggggtggggtgggtggggagGGGGGGTTCAAAAAGCAACAATGGTCCCAACAGTTTTATGAGAGGATCCAATTCATCAACAGTTATTAAAGCAAAAGATATTTGTAGTATAGCATTTCAACATGCCACATTATCTTATTTGAAAGTTCATTTTAGGATGCTTTCTACTAGGAGTATTACTTAGTGATAGTAACAAAAATCAATAcctaaataaaacaaataaaataataccaGAATTTTACGTAGTTCGATCGTGAGATCTACATTCACGAGATCTACTCAGATTATATTAATTCGAAGTTACTCAAGAATAAGTGGATTCAACATTATCCTAAATAAATTTTATCGTAAAGAAGATAAGATTCAAAAGTCACAACCAATTCTACGTAGCATTGTCTCCTGATTAAATTACGGATCGAGtaatctaatcaatcaatatatcataataatattttttttatcattctgaaacgtccataaaaaatagtttatttttaattttaaacagTCGTTTTCTacttacaatacaattaattatcataattaATATTACGTTTTAAATAAGACACTTTCTCCATTCACAAATCACCTAACGATTTTTATTGAAACTTGTGTCCTTTCATTTTAGAAATATTTTCTGTGGACGGCGGGAGTACATTTTTTGTGTGTTCATGGAAATCTACCATTGTTATTTTCAGTGCatattggataaattcatgtTCTTGTACAATAAACTATAAATTGCATAATACGTGTAAATCATATTTAAGGATCAAATATAACATACTCAAATCtataaacatatactccctgcgtcccactagacttggcacacttgccttttttgtttgtcccattataattgacactttcctaaaatagtatgtggtccctactttctctactcacataaaataagtggactctacctactttacactcttaaccctttattcttaatctccatgcccaactcaaaagtgtcaagtctagtgggacggatggagtactttttttttctctctctataaagATATACTCTCTCCATTCGCAAAAATTGTATGGTTGAATAAATGACACATATCTGAATAAAATGGTTGTGAGATGTATGTTTGAGTGTAAAATTGCCCCATAAAGGATAGTTGTAATTGTCATTTAGTAGTATTGGATAAATTCAAGTAAAATACtctatttatttactaaataagtattcattttatttttaaataaatagattccacatataacacatttatAATAAAAGTAAGAGGCTTATTCCACTTCCACACGCTCAATCAATTTCTAAAAGCATGTGAGATTATGAAATGAGTGTCATCTCGACTTCTATCATTCAAagttaaaaatgataaattgtttttatattattattattgacttATAATTATGGATTATGGATTTGGAGGTTAAAATTGATTAATTGGTTTTGATTTCAAAAGAGTTAGGCCTCGTAGTATGGACGCGTCTCCCATCGCTTTCCAATAGAAATGTCGACTGTCTCATGTGTCGTTTGCGTGTGCCCACTCTTGCACTGACACGTGCACGATGGCGACAGGTCGGGgaattattttactttatattttACCTTCCGCTCCTTCTATTTTTCACTAATTATATTTTCGTTCACATGTAAAATCGAGATATACTCTTTATACGTCCCCAAAAATTGTGGTTCCAAAGAGATGATAcgcgttttaagaaaaaatgtgatAATTATATTTGATTGGAGATTAGGTCTCAcacattttcataaaataatgaAAGGAAAAGTTTGTGGGTCGTTTCCAAATAAGGCAAGACTACAATTGAACGTCCTAATATACTAAATTACTAATATAGTAATTAGATCACAATTTTGTAATCAACAATTTGCCAAATTTTATACTATTTCTCTATGCCAAAATTGTTCTCCAAGCACCACTAACTTGTAAGGCTTATTTCTATCGATTTTTCTAACATTTTATATATCAGTCTACAAATCTATATTATAAAGGtaacttttaatttaaaatgtatttcaaaatgaaatgataattttataattataataaaattaaaagtttatttataaattataatatattttttttcttttttctttattttttcttatttagtTTCTTGTTTTACAATtatgaaatttgactaattataaaatagttatatgcttatcaaattaaagatcgcgACAAGAGCtttaaattgatatattttatgtaaatattaaatttataatataaaaaatatatttatttaaaaattactaaaacttaagaaaaaaaCTCTCATCTATCATCTTTTTAAAACAcatgtatttttcattttaatttttattttcagttttgtCTTTTAACTTGTGTTATTTTCTTAGTATtgttatttacatttttataatattgtttttttttttattttttaatatttttcatattttttttatattcaactcaaatatatttaatcaaAGACATTTTTCGTGCTTTGCACGGCTGCAAATGCTAACCATATAGTGAAAaagataaattttattttaagaattagaTATTCAATTCAGTTTAAATGTATTAGTGTTTGACCATAAGAATATTCAGTCTACCACTAAGTGCTCGGTTGGTTAAAATAGATGAATGGAAAGAGAAATTTTGGGTTTGtgagaaattttaatttttgggtttgtgagaaattttaatttttgttttgttaatttgattttagaaattttgaatttcgatCTTGCTTGGAATTTGGTTGTGGAATCTTATTTAGTGAATTTAGTTCttgaatttgttgattttgGTCTTGAATTTCGTTCTTGGATATCTGAATTTGGTTCttgaatttgttaattttaatgaatttgttcTTGAATTTTGTTCtgaaatttgttgatttttgCTGAATTGTGGTTCTTGAATTTTCGTTGAATTTGGTTTTGGAATTTTGGTTTTAAAATTGTCGATTTTTAATTAATCACCTAATGAATACCTTTATCTCACCTCTATATCCTAATCTTgttcttcttaatctccgtgcccaaaagcattgtcccataaataatgggacggagggagtatcaaataAAATGGTGGAGTGATAACATTAATAACTAGTAAGtgattctctttcttttattttccctTTATTTTGAAAGATAACAAATTGACTAATTGgacctcaagtaagggtaatggttaattCGTTATCCAAATtaaacaacaagtaatgaattcaattaattgaaattgaatCACTTTCCAACCTTCAAAAACAACCGATTAAACATGGGCTTGCAAATATAATggttgatgatttatatattttcgCGCATGTTTATATTATCTATCAATTAGCTACGGAAAGCCATTACTAATTTACTAATTGTCAATCCGGAATTTATTCGTGACATTATTATTCTTTAACAGATTGTTTCAAATTAAATGTacatattttcatttattttattttacattcCTCAATCCCGATAAAGAAATACATTTACTTTAAGGTGACGAAATGAGACGATGGAGCGCAGTACTCTGTTGGTAAGACACTTCTCCTCCAATCAATAGATCGGGGTTCGAGTCATCCTAAgagagctagagtgtgagtggggttttttttttctttgattgtaaaaaaataaaaaataaaaaaaaataaaaaaaaagacgaCGAAATGAAAGCGAAATTTCCCTAAAGAACACCCTTTAGTACCCTATATCTCGAATGTGACTTTAAAACTTTTTATACTTATATTATGtcattatataattaattaatgagcACATTCCTAAACCTAATTGTTGGTTAGAGCCGAAATAATCATTATGGAAAGAATCCGTGTCACATGCAAATATATCATCACCACtctcatttataataataataataataataataataataataataataataataagtcaaCCATTTTGCACAAAAAAGCCAAATTTTGTATTAGAGGAATCAAAAGAAGAATACTTTGACTAAAATTGGGTATCAATTTGAAACCACGATTGCAGcactactattttttatttattttatttcacacCAAAGTTTGAATATTTTCTTTATAATCATATATGATAGTCGGCTGTGTTGCAAATTATTATGTACAGATTATAATGGTATTATTTGGTTTGGCAAACTTGTTACTTCACGCAATGAGCAAAACAATTGTTTGCATCCAAATTAAATGATTGGGGGATCTCCAATTTCTAGTTTATTTTCTTCACCTAATTCGGATTATACTACATAGTGTTTGatatgggttaattgcatgttgaatgaataactcaaattaaaGAATTTGATCCTTCTAGCCTAGAAAGATAAAATGCCGGTCAAGctcaattttttgattttttattttatttttttcgtggTCTATTTTAGATAATGGCAATTTAGCTCGAAATCGACGAATATAAGAAAAATGTGGATTATGGTTGAAAATTTGCAGACTGAAAGTCCGATTGATCGGATCTAAATCGAATGGGAGGTCTGTATGTGGATGTTAACTCAATTTCAATAGACCGAAATAAAGTGATAGAGCCGAAGATTGAATCCTAACCTaattgatccggatcaaattgCTCGTGAATTTTCCCAATAGATATATCTATTGTATTTCTTCAGCCAAATTAATTActagaaatacattttttttcgataattctatatatagatatataggggtgggctaccgtgagagcacatcttaaaataagaaataagagtaatttttaatgtatgaattttatgtagaacacgtatgaattcgctgtataaatgtatgaactgtgaaaaataaatttttgctatctctgggattcgaactcagtaccataaatccatccaacaagattacgaattaaccgtagatcttgatgatctaagggctgaaaatgattcttattttatatcttaagaaatgctcttattttagctcttccctatatatattgtAGGATTTTCGTCGGGAGACTTGGTGGGTCATCCTGCATGTGAATtgggaaaataaaaataaaaaaatattatgtatGTGAGATCTGTGAATTATTGCATCGAAATATATAGTATCCGGGAACTTTGGTAAGCCTCACATCTAGAAAACTAAGATCGTGTAAACTCTCTAGAAAAAGAGAAAGCCATGTGCATCATAACAGAAAACAAACCACATGCAATCTATTCCTCAACTTTAATTTGCCTCTGACatgtaatttaatatttatatgtt contains:
- the LOC130987927 gene encoding nudix hydrolase 18, mitochondrial-like, whose translation is MQIKKLVSLPSRTGRHLQRYNKGFRQVVGCIPYRIRDTKKTHLIDDITLDDLEILLISSQKSTRLMFPKGGWELDEDIQLAASRETLEEAGVVGLLGEKLGEWIFKSKSQEKYHEGSMFPLYVTEELEVWPEKSLRHRVWMTVDEAREACAAVWMKEALEEFVCQFTCRSREVEEDASCLLLALCGSEDLSFTIGAQTADNEVDCYLNLIS